In the Streptomyces sp. cg36 genome, one interval contains:
- a CDS encoding MerR family transcriptional regulator: MRIGELAARAGTTTRALRYYESRGLLTARRSENGYRTYDEDDLRLLRQIRTLQDFGFELEETRPFVECLRAGHEAGDTCPASLAVYRRKLAELDGLIGQLQSVRDQVGAQLARAETARAELEAGSLVPGVPGCELTGVTEGLA, encoded by the coding sequence ACCACCACTCGCGCGCTGCGCTACTACGAGTCGCGCGGTCTGCTGACCGCGCGCCGCTCGGAGAACGGGTACCGCACGTACGACGAGGACGACCTCCGGCTGCTCCGGCAGATCCGGACGCTCCAGGACTTCGGGTTCGAGCTGGAGGAGACCCGGCCGTTCGTGGAGTGCCTGCGGGCCGGTCACGAGGCCGGGGACACCTGCCCGGCCTCGCTCGCCGTGTACCGCCGCAAGCTGGCGGAGCTGGACGGCCTGATCGGCCAGCTCCAGTCGGTGCGCGACCAGGTCGGCGCGCAGCTGGCCCGGGCGGAGACGGCGCGCGCGGAGCTGGAGGCCGGTTCGCTGGTGCCCGGGGTCCCCGGGTGCGAACTGACGGGTGTGACGGAGGGGTTGGCATGA